Genomic segment of Paenibacillus sp. FSL R5-0623:
CTTGGATGGATCGGCATTGCAGGCGCGCATCTTCTTTTCGTCCAGCCAAACCCAGACCAAACATCAGGGCAGCCTGAGGAAATACATTTTCCTCAGTCCCAGTGATGGAATGGATTGGATTCGTCAACAACACCAGGTCAACAGGCTCCAGCGATTGGGCACCTATCATCTCCTGAAGGAGATAGAAGAATGGATGAAAGGACTGATCCTGTTGAAGATAGATAATCCGGGTGATCGTCAATTTTTCCAAATGAGCCCACAATTGTTCCATGCTCTCACGATGGTCTGAAATGACATACTTCTCGGAAGATACTTGAAGGAACGAAGGTCCATCAAACACTTCAATAACCTGATGCCCTTGCTGCTGTAGTGTCTTACGAAGAGATAGATCTTCTCTTTTTTCCTCTCTTTTTTCGTCCATAAAAATAACGATATGACCTTCCGATAACTTCCGATCGGAATTACGTTCCGGTTCAGGAACCCAACCCAACTCATAATGGTGAATGTTCTCCATAGCGCTGGCATCCGTCTTGGTTTGGGACGTTGGAGCAGATAGCTCAATCCAGCAGCGATGAGCTTCAAATGGATACGTCGGGATGCTGATTCGGCGAACATCCTCACCTGAATACAGGCTTGGCCAGCTTACCTCCCCACCCCCAAGATAGGTTTCACAATGAGCGTTTAAATGTAGCTGACTGGACTCCGGGACTCGCTCTCGAATGGATTCCAATCCGCCTTCTTCAAGTTCGGCCAGTTGGGCGAGCAAATCCTCTTTGCTGGAAGCAATCCGTACCAGACGGTGTTCATAATGGGTTCGGGAGGTGCCTGCCGTGTAACATATATCAGCTAACGTGTCATCGGTTGTTTTCAGATATTTCGTATATTTGGATATATATTGTTGCAGGGCTTGAAGCGTCTTGGCTGAAAGAGGGAAGAGGTACTCCCGCGTCTCAGTCTCGCTGTTGGTTTCCATTGCACCCGCCTGCTCCAGAATGAGATGGCAATTGGTTCCGCTGAATCCAAATGCACTGACACCCATTCGTACAGGTTCACCCTCAGCAGGCCAGATTCGGTTACGTGTATTTACATACACAGGCGTTCCACTAAAATCAATATTGCGATTCGGGCGATCGAAATGCTGCACCGCAGGTAAAATTCCTTTTTTTAAGGACAATACGGATTTAACAAGTCCTGTAATCCCAGCACTTTCATACAAATGTCCGATATTGGACTTCACCGAACCGATCGCACAAAATTGCCTCTTATCGGTATATTGCTCAAATGCTCCCTTAATGCCATCGATTTCAATCGGATCTCCCAAGACAGTCCCGGTTCCATGGGTTTCAATATAAGCGATACTTTCCGGATCGACCCCCGCAGCTTTCCACGCCTTCACAATGACCTCACTCTGGGCTCTGGCATTCGGCGCCGTAATCCCCATGGAGTTCCCGTCCTGGTTAATGGCACTGCCCTTGATGACTGCATACACCTGGTCCTTGTCCTTGATAGCATCCTGAAGTGGTTTCAGCATAATGACTGCCGCACCTTCACCTATTCCGGAACCATCTGAGCTATCATCAAAGGGGCGTGTCATGCCATTCGATGATTCAATGCCCATTCGGTAGTAATCCTTGTCCAGAGGAAGCACGTTGAGTTTTACGCCTCCTGCCAGCGCCATGTCACACTCACCCAAACGAATGGCATTACAAGCATGATGCACTGCAACCAGAGATGAAGAACAGGCAGTGTCCACCACCATACTCGGTCCTCTTAGATCAAGAAGGTATGATAAACGGCTAGGTAAAATGCAGGATAGATTGCCTGTGACCGAGATCGGCAGAGACTGTGGCTCCACATCATGAATCATCTCTTTATACCGATAACCTTCCAGATCGGATACCAGTCCAACGTATACTCCTGTATTGCTTCCCGCCAGCTTCTCACTGGTATATCCTCCATCTTCAAAAGCGGCCCAAGCTGTCTCCATAAAGATACGTTGAGCCGGATTCATTAAACTGGCTTCCTTTGGGGTAAATCGAAAAAAGGGATAATCAAAGGTATCGATATGTTCCAGATAAGAGCCATCCAAGTATTTGGTGTCTTCACCAGGGTTCATTTTACGAGAGATGTAATTATCGGCATCCTGGCGTCGCTGCTCCGGCAGGTCCCTCGTACAATCCAGACCATACAACAAGTTATTCCAGAATTGCTCCGCATCATCTGCCAAGGGCATACGAACACTGAGCCCAACGATCGCGATATCACCCGGACGGATAGTAGCTGGAGTTGCCACTGGAGGCAGCTGACTAGACGACTCTGTCTGAGCTGTGTCACGAATACCCAGTTCACTGAAATCCATCAGTTTGTTTTTCATTGTTTTATCCCCTTTCAGCCGCTGAGCGGAGACTTTCAATCACTTTGACAAGCATTTGATCATAGGTTCTGAAAAAAAGGTTCCATTGAACCGTATTCATTCCGGGTTTACAATACAGCGTTACCACCATATTTCGTTTTTCATTCTGAATTTCACAGATGACATCAAACAGTTCCTCCAGCGCCCCCCTGCCTCCACTGACATAATCTGCCTCGTAAAATAGCGGACGGATGGCGTCATGCTGTGATTTCATCCCTGCTCTAACCAGATCCTGGATATGATGACCAGGCTGTTCGTCTGCTGTATGTAAAGCTTGTTTAGCTAGGGCAAACAACTCATTGAAATCCTGCACCTCTTGCACATCTAGCGGAATGGAACTGATATGATTCATCCGATAAATCAGTGTATAGACCGTGAGTTGCGGCTGATTGCCAATCTCCGTCAACAGATATGCAAACAAAGACCATAACCATTCTACAGGCGTGCAGCCCGCCGTTTTGGACAAGTTCCTGATTTCATTAAAGCGATCCTTCTCGATCCGGAATTCATACCGATGGTCTTGAAGGGCCTGTCCACCATTCTGCATGTAATCCAATGGAACAGGGTATGCTTCCAGTTCCATGCCTTCCTGGTCTGCGATGAATTTGGCAAGTCTGGAGATCGTAGGATAGGCAAACATATTGGTTAACGTAATTTGGGCTGGATATAATTTTTCAAGTTGATTATAGACCTGAGCAAGAAGCAGAGAATCACTCCCTAAGTCAAAAAAATTAATCGTGGTTGTGACTCCTGCATCAGCTCCCAGCACAACATGAAATACGTCCAGAATAGTTGTCTCTAGCTGTTCAATTGAAGTAATCTGCCGTTGATTCATTGGACACCTCACCTCCGTATAGGATCTACTCCATATAACTTGTTAATGTCTGATTGATCATGCTAGTCACCCGATGCATACTGCCTTCAAATAAATAAAAATGCCCCCCTTTGTATATCCGGGCGGCACTTCCTTGTTCCGTATAACCTCTCCAACGTTCTGCACAATCCAGAATGTAACCTTCATCCTCTGCTCCGTTCAGTATCGTGATATCACATTGCAGCTTATAAGGCTTCTCTTCGTAGGTATACGTCTCATTCATCTCCAGATCCTTACGTAATATGGGGATAAACATATCCATCAGTTGCTGGTTCTCAAAGAACTCATCCGGGGTACCGCCCATTTCCTTAATGCGGTCGATGAACTGTCCTTCGGGCAAATGGTAATAGACCTGTTCTTTTTTATAATCCGGCGTCTCTCGCCCCGAGAAAAACATGTGTATGGGTTTCCTGAACTGCTCTTCATGCATTTTGTTATACAGTTCATAGATAATCAGACTTCCGAGGCTATGTCCAAATAGGGCATATGGCTCCTCATCTGGTAAATCGCTAGATATATAATCAAATACATCATCTACACTTTGCTGAATACTCTCATAGAGCGGCTTGGAGAATTTCAATCCACGTCCTGCAAGTTCAACCGGGTTCAGCACAATGGATTCGGATAACCCCTTTTTCCATTTGTTATATATTGATGCTGAACCACCTGCATAAGGGACACAATATAATCGCATCTTGGTCATAATCTCCTCTCCACTTACACGACTTCTCCCCATCTAATCGCTGTAGCGCAATAATACGTTCCAGCCCCGGCCCCAACCAACACAACACGATTACCTGCTTTCAGTGCCCCTTGCTTCACAGCCTCGGTCACCGCAATTGGCAAACAGGCGTTAGAGGTATACCCGTATTTTTCCATCGTCATATAGGCTTTTTCTTGTGGGATGCCCAAGGCAACGGCGAGTTCTCGAATCAGATTACTGTTCGTTTGCGGGAAAATAAACAGATCTACTTCCTCCATATTCCATTTTACTTTGCGCAAAAGACGGTTCACGAGCCGTGGAATACCTCGGACCAATTGTTCATATAAATATCGACCATTGGACGTATAGACGGAAACAGATCCGTCATGAATGTGTCCATAATGAACAGGCAATGTTCCATAACTGATATCTTCCATATTCTCGTGATGCATGATTCCGTTCAAAAAAACGCTGTGATAAGAATCATTTTCATCTAATTCCTGTAAGACAAATGCCCCTGCGCCGTCTCCCACACTGGAACATGCTGCCCGATCCTGCCAATCCGTTACTTTCGAATAGGTATCCGCGCCGATGACTAGAATATTGCTTATATCTTCTTCAGCCTGGAACGTATAATACGCATTCAATAATCCATAGCTGAACCCGGCACAGCCCGCGCGAAGATCCAGACAAATGGCTTGGTCTGCTCCAAGCTTTTCCTTCACAAGAGCAGACGGATGTGGTATTAAACGATCCGGTGTGAAGGTCGCCATAATGATCATATCAATATCCTCGGCATCCATCGCAGCCTGCTCTATAGCTTGTCTCGCAGCTTCCAATGCCAAATCACTGGTATACTCATGCTTATGGGAGATTCTTCGTTCGCGGATTCCAAGGTTATGGTAGATCCAGTCCGCATTGGCGTTAATGTCCATGGCCTCCAGCCCCTGATTCGTCAACACGGATTCCGGCACATACATGCCGATACCGCGAATGGTCATTTGTCTCATGCATCACGTCTTCCTTTCCTGAATCCAAGGTGAGCAGCCCTCTCTGAAAACAATA
This window contains:
- a CDS encoding SDR family NAD(P)-dependent oxidoreductase is translated as MKNKLMDFSELGIRDTAQTESSSQLPPVATPATIRPGDIAIVGLSVRMPLADDAEQFWNNLLYGLDCTRDLPEQRRQDADNYISRKMNPGEDTKYLDGSYLEHIDTFDYPFFRFTPKEASLMNPAQRIFMETAWAAFEDGGYTSEKLAGSNTGVYVGLVSDLEGYRYKEMIHDVEPQSLPISVTGNLSCILPSRLSYLLDLRGPSMVVDTACSSSLVAVHHACNAIRLGECDMALAGGVKLNVLPLDKDYYRMGIESSNGMTRPFDDSSDGSGIGEGAAVIMLKPLQDAIKDKDQVYAVIKGSAINQDGNSMGITAPNARAQSEVIVKAWKAAGVDPESIAYIETHGTGTVLGDPIEIDGIKGAFEQYTDKRQFCAIGSVKSNIGHLYESAGITGLVKSVLSLKKGILPAVQHFDRPNRNIDFSGTPVYVNTRNRIWPAEGEPVRMGVSAFGFSGTNCHLILEQAGAMETNSETETREYLFPLSAKTLQALQQYISKYTKYLKTTDDTLADICYTAGTSRTHYEHRLVRIASSKEDLLAQLAELEEGGLESIRERVPESSQLHLNAHCETYLGGGEVSWPSLYSGEDVRRISIPTYPFEAHRCWIELSAPTSQTKTDASAMENIHHYELGWVPEPERNSDRKLSEGHIVIFMDEKREEKREDLSLRKTLQQQGHQVIEVFDGPSFLQVSSEKYVISDHRESMEQLWAHLEKLTITRIIYLQQDQSFHPFFYLLQEMIGAQSLEPVDLVLLTNPIHSITGTEENVFPQAALMFGLGLAGRKEDARLQCRSIQVDAETSLQDIVAELDHESDDYGVAYRAGTRYIQQFGALDPSAYPKWNYNIRNDGLYLITGGLGGIGLELGLQLAERYPGITLALVNRTSLPAREEWDSIVATHSNEVLAQKIRSVQQMEAAGATVLPYQADISDEASMRMILSELRQKYVRIAGVIHGAGVAVGGDHPLKDRTIEEAERVLCPKVQGTQVVDQLTREDNPDFFVMFSSIATLFSGPGQADYVAANAYQDAYAAYRNQEMDGTMTVNWSTWKETGAAAATGYGVDTLFKAMTNKEALTWLDQVEGRQIERVLIGQMSTDRGMLKMIRNYPFRLSPQVESWIDSRLQRTSSPKAPAPVTPQSVARQDTVLNGADDGEYTPWERKVAEVCQAILGFNEIDIHDSFFELGADSILVKQMYAQLDRQYPGVLVVADLFEHPSVHRLGGYLADKKGHKREKKQVEEPVGGAIALDEEVHSLFDQLEDGKISMEDMLKGLKHI
- a CDS encoding phosphopantetheine-binding protein gives rise to the protein MNQRQITSIEQLETTILDVFHVVLGADAGVTTTINFFDLGSDSLLLAQVYNQLEKLYPAQITLTNMFAYPTISRLAKFIADQEGMELEAYPVPLDYMQNGGQALQDHRYEFRIEKDRFNEIRNLSKTAGCTPVEWLWSLFAYLLTEIGNQPQLTVYTLIYRMNHISSIPLDVQEVQDFNELFALAKQALHTADEQPGHHIQDLVRAGMKSQHDAIRPLFYEADYVSGGRGALEELFDVICEIQNEKRNMVVTLYCKPGMNTVQWNLFFRTYDQMLVKVIESLRSAAERG
- a CDS encoding thioesterase, with the protein product MTKMRLYCVPYAGGSASIYNKWKKGLSESIVLNPVELAGRGLKFSKPLYESIQQSVDDVFDYISSDLPDEEPYALFGHSLGSLIIYELYNKMHEEQFRKPIHMFFSGRETPDYKKEQVYYHLPEGQFIDRIKEMGGTPDEFFENQQLMDMFIPILRKDLEMNETYTYEEKPYKLQCDITILNGAEDEGYILDCAERWRGYTEQGSAARIYKGGHFYLFEGSMHRVTSMINQTLTSYME
- a CDS encoding ketoacyl-ACP synthase III, whose product is MRQMTIRGIGMYVPESVLTNQGLEAMDINANADWIYHNLGIRERRISHKHEYTSDLALEAARQAIEQAAMDAEDIDMIIMATFTPDRLIPHPSALVKEKLGADQAICLDLRAGCAGFSYGLLNAYYTFQAEEDISNILVIGADTYSKVTDWQDRAACSSVGDGAGAFVLQELDENDSYHSVFLNGIMHHENMEDISYGTLPVHYGHIHDGSVSVYTSNGRYLYEQLVRGIPRLVNRLLRKVKWNMEEVDLFIFPQTNSNLIRELAVALGIPQEKAYMTMEKYGYTSNACLPIAVTEAVKQGALKAGNRVVLVGAGAGTYYCATAIRWGEVV